A single window of Shinella zoogloeoides DNA harbors:
- a CDS encoding ParA family protein → MPVIAVANPKGGAGKSTTTLVVGSTLAANGASVMILDCDPNRPIRDWRLGPSKNPLLVDGDVNESNITSKLDAYRRQHQFVFVDLEGTASRLMSRALARSQLVIIPIQASPTDAEQAAKAIRLIQEEEQSFEKTIPYRVLFTRTSPAIPTKLERAILNQLRGGQVPQFGTHLNERSAYKSMFYHQLDLEELNPAEVNGLPQARDNAAKLAEELIEIVVGKVAA, encoded by the coding sequence ATGCCTGTTATCGCAGTAGCAAATCCGAAAGGGGGAGCGGGAAAGTCCACTACCACCCTGGTCGTCGGCTCAACACTTGCAGCCAACGGCGCCAGCGTGATGATATTGGATTGCGATCCCAACCGACCAATAAGAGACTGGCGCCTGGGGCCGTCCAAAAACCCTTTGCTGGTCGATGGTGATGTGAATGAAAGCAATATTACCAGCAAGCTCGACGCTTATCGGCGCCAGCACCAGTTCGTTTTCGTGGATCTGGAGGGAACTGCGAGCCGACTCATGTCGCGTGCGCTCGCCCGCTCGCAACTGGTGATCATTCCTATCCAAGCAAGCCCAACGGATGCCGAACAGGCCGCCAAGGCAATCCGACTTATTCAGGAAGAAGAGCAGTCGTTCGAAAAGACGATTCCCTACCGGGTCCTCTTTACCAGAACATCCCCAGCCATACCGACCAAGCTTGAACGAGCCATCCTCAATCAACTGAGGGGAGGGCAGGTGCCACAATTTGGAACCCACCTCAATGAACGGTCTGCCTATAAATCGATGTTCTACCATCAGCTCGACTTGGAAGAACTGAATCCCGCGGAGGTAAATGGTCTGCCGCAGGCGCGTGATAATGCGGCCAAACTTGCTGAGGAACTGATCGAGATCGTAGTCGGAAAGGTAGCCGCATGA